Proteins from one Triticum aestivum cultivar Chinese Spring chromosome 7A, IWGSC CS RefSeq v2.1, whole genome shotgun sequence genomic window:
- the LOC123147199 gene encoding disease resistance protein PIK6-NP, whose amino-acid sequence MEATVLSVGKSVVNGAVSYAQSAVAEEVALQLGVQRDQAFIRDELEMMQSFLMVAHDDRDDNKVVKTWVKQVRDLGYDVEDCLQDFAVRLEKPSYWWHILRTLLDRRHVAVEMKDLRAKVEDVSKRNLRYHLIRGPDADSKSMAAAAKQYSAVSKASATMFGVNEARRAMKLRVDLAQLIDQEQGEDLRVISVWGTCGVLGQASMIRKVYDDSGTFECRAWIKLMHPFDPIVFMQSIMRQFYGYSFPELAAEGRSCRELGTKVLKKMLMMKEEELIDEFNEHVNNKSYLIVLNDLCSIEDWDWIKTYLPGNRNGNRIIVATQQVEVASLCIGQECRVSELKQLSSDQTLYVFYHKRPQGGANSMEPESSSNAAAIATTNRAISSVPICEIPAGDQAKDTASGQNAVRRSLSRILSMTAALEGSEVVGREKEKSRILPLIVDSVNKELQVISVWGMGGLGKTALVKDIYEGQELSGTFKKRACVTIMRPFNIEELLRSLIMQLMVSETSDENDTAKKTMSLSVQELKDQLGRLPEEKRWLIVLDDLSSTTEWDTILENLPQTKNASRIIVTTREETIARHCSQQKQENVYNLKGLTKEHALLVFTKKVFKENECWHRLYPELVEQVRQILKKCNGLPLAIVAIGGFLANQPKTAKEWRKLNENLSSELEMNPELDTIRTVLLRSYDGLPYHLKACFLYLPIFPEDYKIRLTRLVRRWIAEGYSGAVRGRSSYEIAESYFMDLISRSMILPSRQSRHSRKEIDSCQLHDIIREIGISKSMEENLVFRLEEGCNLSSQGTIRHLSVSNDWKGDQSEFESTVDLSRVRSITIFGEWKPFFISDKMKLLRVLDLEDTSGLVDHHLKHIGKLFHLRYLSLRGCHGIYHLPGSLGNLRQLQTLDVTGTNIIKLPKTIIKLRKLQHVRARGVGSNDEYVCEEYSDKLPKLMRSKQCILTCASAVFCVACCAPQVLKETMGMDGDTNRRDVCTTCCCSYLPMLATRRSPRGVVVPRGIHRLRALHTLGVVNISRRKATLREVASLTGLRKLGVTGVDESNGGELCSALANLSSLETLLVQSEGKPGLSGCLDGLSSPPENLGSLKLYGNLVELPAWINGGLKNLAKLKLRSSRIEDHDAAIKVLGRLPNLAILRLRKESLGGEEVHLRFRQGASFPSLMVLELSLPGKLKSVEFEKGATPKLELLQYYDQPEEGAVSEKTDDNQFEEDPRVGLFSGLAFLGSLKEVLLEGHNYKADLVQNLRLQLHSNPKRPVLKMD is encoded by the exons ATGGAGGCGACGGTGCTGAGCGTGGGCAAGTCTGTGGTGAACGGAGCTGTTAGCTATGCCCAATCTGCCGTTGCAGAGGAGGTGGCGCTGCAGCTGGGAGTGCAGCGCGACCAGGCCTTCATCAGGGACGAGCTTGAGATGATGCAGTCGTTCCTGATGGTTGCTCACGACGACCGAGACGACAACAAGGTGGTCAAGACCTGGGTGAAGCAGGTCCGCGACCTGGGCTACGATGTGGAGGACTGCCTCCAGGACTTCGCCGTTCGCCTCGAGAAGCCGTCCTATTGGTGGCACATCCTGAGGACGCTGCTTGACCGGCGTCATGTGGCCGTGGAGATGAAGGATCTCCGAGCCAAGGTCGAGGATGTCAGCAAGAGGAACCTGCGCTATCACCTCATCAGGGGCCCTGACGCTGACTCAAAGTCCATGGCTGCTGCCGCCAAGCAGTACTCTGCAGTCAGCAAAGCCAGTGCTACAATGTTTGGTGTCAACGAAGCGAGGCGTGCCATGAAGCTGAGGGTAGATCTGGCCCAACTCATCGACCAGGAGCAGGGGGAGGATCTTAGAGTGATTTCAGTGTGGGGAACATGTGGCGTTCTCGGGCAGGCATCCATGATAAGGAAGGTGTATGACGATTCGGGCACGTTTGAATGCCGTGCCTGGATCAAGCTTATGCATCCTTTCGACCCGATCGTGTTCATGCAAAGCATTATGCGGCAGTTCTATGGATATTCTTTTCCAGAATTAGCAGCTGAGGGACGAAGTTGTCGAGAATTAGGGACTAAAGTTCTCAAGAAGATGCTGATGATGAAGGAAGAAGAATTGATTGATGAGTTCAATGAGCATGTGAATAACAAGAGTTATCTGATTGTTCTTAACGATCTGTGTAGCATAGAAGATTGGGACTGGATTAAAACTTACCTTCCAGGCAACCGTAATGGGAACCGGATCATTGTGGCCACACAGCAAGTTGAAGTTGCAAGCTTATGCATCGGCCAGGAATGCCGAGTCTCAGAGCTTAAGCAATTATCCTCTGATCAGACTCTCTATGTTTTCTACCACAAG AGACCTCAAGGTGGAGCAAATTCAATGGAGCCAGAGTCAAGCTCAAATGCAGCAGCCATTGCCACTACTAATAGAGCAATCTCTTCAGTGCCCATCTGTGAGATACCGGCTGGTGATCAAGCTAAAGATACCGCAAGTGGACAGAATGCAGTCCGAAGGAGCCTCAGTCGCATCCTGTCGATGACGGCTGCTCTAGAGGGATCTGAAGTTGTTGGGAGGGAGAAAGAAAAATCTCGCATCCTCCCACTAATTGTGGATTCAGTTAACAAAGAACTTCAGGTTATCTCTGTTTGGGGAATGGGTGGTCTCGGGAAGACTGCTCTTGTCAAAGATATCTATGAAGGTCAAGAACTCAGTGGCACATTTAAGAAACGTGCTTGCGTCACAATCATGAGGCCTTTCAATATCGAGGAGCTCCTTAGGAGTTTAATTATGCAACTAATGGTGTCAGAAACTTCTGACGAGAATGACACAGCGAAGAAAACAATGTCGCTGTCAGTTCAAGAGCTGAAGGATCAGCTGGGCCGTCTTCCTGAAGAAAAGAGGTGGTTGATTGTTCTCGACGATTTGTCATCTACCACTGAATGGGACACGATATTGGAAaatttacctcaaacaaagaatgCAAGTCGAATCATAGTCACCACAAGAGAAGAAACTATTGCCCGTCATTGTTCACAGCAGAAACAAGAAAATGTATACAACCTCAAAGGTCTTACTAAGGAGCATGCACTTCTTGTCTTCACAAAAAAG GTATTCAAGGAAAATGAATGTTGGCATCGGCTGTATCCTGAGTTGGTTGAACAAGTCAGACAAATCTTGAAGAAGTGCAATGGTCTTCCTCTTGCAATAGTCGCCATAGGTGGCTTCTTGGCAAACCAACCAAAAACTGCCAAGGAGTGGAGAAAACTGAATGAGAATCTTAGTAGTGAGTTGGAGATGAATCCAGAGCTTGACACCATAAGAACAGTCCTTCTCAGAAGCTATGATGGTTTACCCTATCATCTCAAGGCTTGTTTCTTGTATCTTCCAATCTTTCCTGAAGACTACAAGATTAGGCTAACACGTTTGGTGCGGAGGTGGATCGCAGAGGGCTACTCAGGAGCGGTGCGCGGCAGGTCTTCCTATGAAATAGCAGAGAGCTACTTCATGGACCTCATAAGCAGGAGCATGATCCTGCCATCCCGGCAATCACGTCATAGTAGAAAAGAAATTGATTCTTGCCAACTCCATGATATTATTCGTGAAATTGGCATCTCAAAGTCAATGGAGGAAAATCTTGTTTTCAGATTGGAGGAAGGTTGCAACTTAAGTAGCCAAGGCACAATACGTCACCTCTCTGTAAGCAACGACTGGAAGGGAGACCAGAGTGAATTTGAGAGTACAGTTGATCTGTCTCGTGTCAGATCCATAACAATTTTTGGGGAGTGGAAGCCATTCTTCATTTCTGACAAGATGAAGTTGCTGCGGGTGCTGGACTTGGAAGACACTTCAGGTCTGGTTGATCATCATCTCAAGCATATTGGGAAGCTTTTCCACTTGAGATACCTTTCCCTGAGAGGATGTCATGGAATTTATCACCTGCCAGGTTCCTTGGGTAACCTGAGGCAGCTCCAGACACTAGATGTCACAGGTACAAACATAATCAAGCTGCCAAAGACCATCATCAAGCTCAGGAAGCTACAGCACGTTCGTGCGAGGGGTGTCGGGAGCAACGATGAATATGTCTGTGAAGAGTATTCAGATAAACTCCCGAAGCTGATGAGGAGCAAGCAATGCATCCTGACCTGCGCCTCGGCGGTGTTCTGCGTGGCATGCTGCGCGCCACAGGTTCTGAAGGAGACCATGGGCATGGACGGGGATACCAACAGGCGTGACGTCTGCACCACGTGCTGCTGCTCGTATCTGCCAATGCTGGCGACACGCCGGAGCCCACGTGGTGTTGTGGTGCCCAGAGGGATCCACAGGCTCAGAGCCCTGCACACGTTGGGTGTGGTGAACATCTCAAGGAGGAAGGCCACCCTGCGAGAGGTAGCTAGTCTCACCGGGCTGCGCAAGTTGGGAGTGACTGGCGTGGACGAGAGCAACGGCGGAGAGCTATGTTCAGCACTGGCTAACCTCAGCAGCCTAGAGACGCTGCTGGTGCAGTCGGAGGGTAAGCCGGGTTTATCTGGCTGCTTGGATGGCCTCTCCTCACCTCCGGAAAACCTAGGGAGTCTGAAGCTGTATGGCAACCTGGTCGAATTGCCGGCATGGATCAACGGTGGGCTGAAAAATCTGGCCAAGCTCAAGCTGCGGAGTTCCAGGATAGAGGACCATGATGCGGCAATAAAAGTCCTTGGGCGCCTACCGAACCTTGCCATCCTGCGTCTGCGGAAAGAGTCACTTGGGGGCGAAGAGGTCCATCTCCGTTTTCGTCAGGGTGCATCATTCCCGAGCCTGATGGTGCTAGAGCTGAGTCTCCCAGGTAAGCTCAAATCGGTGGAGTTTGAAAAGGGAGCCACCCCTAAGCTTGAGCTGCTGCAGTATTACGATCAGCCTGAAGAAGGCGCCGTTTCAGAAAAAACCGATGACAATCAGTTTGAAGAAGACCCCAGAGTTGGGTTGTTTTCTGGGCTAGCATTTCTGGGAAGCCTCAAGGAAGTTCTGCTCGAGGGTCACAACTACAAAGCCGACTTAGTGCAAAACTTGCGCTTGCAGCTTCATTCAAATCCGAAGCGACCTGTTCTCAAGATGGACTGA
- the LOC123147200 gene encoding putative nuclease HARBI1 isoform X2, producing the protein MFLHTIGHNLRNRVVSANFCRSYGTTSIYFRKVLHAIGELRNDYIRPPSLETPTKIAGNHRFDPYFKDCIGAIDGTHVRAGVTKDVEHSFRGRKAFTTQNVMAAVDFDLRFTYVLAGWEGSAHDATVLADALTRERGLQVPPGKFYLVDGGYGAKPGFLPPFRGVRYHLNEWGNNPVQNDKELFNLRHSSLRVTVERAFGSLKRRFKILDDAKPFFTFPTQVDIVIACCVLHNYALSQGIDEFIIPEVTWTTQPIRTSRQQASDTRAVVDRRLQMAAQMWEDRQLMYANL; encoded by the exons ATGTTTTTGCATACAATTGGGCATAACCTTCGGAATAGGGTTGTGTCAGCCAATTTTTGTAGATCATACGGCACAACCAGCATCTATTTTAGAAAGGTTCTTCATGCCATAGGCGAGCTTCGTAATGATTATATACGGCCACCATCATTGGAGACCCCCACAAAAATTGCAGGAAATCATCGGTTTGACCCATATTTTAAG GATTGTATTGGAGCTATCGATGGTACACATGTGCGAGCAGGTGTTACCAAAGATGTGGAGCATTCTTTTCGTGGTAGGAAGGCCTTTACAACCCAAAATGTGATGGCAGCGGTAGATTTTGATCTCCGCTTCACGTATGTATTGGCTGGTTGGGAAGGGTCAGCACACGATGCAACCGTTTTAGCTGATGCGTTAACGCGTGAGAGAGGCTTACAAGTACCACCAG GGAAGTTCTACCTAGTTGATGGCGGTTATGGAGCCAAGCCCGGGTTCTTACCACCTTTTCGTGGTGTGAGGTACCATTTGAATGAGTGGGGCAACAATCCAGTCCAAAATGATAAGGAGCTATTCAACCTTAGGCACTCTTCACTACGGGTGACGGTAGAGAGGGCTTTTGGATCTCTCAAGAGGCGTTTCAAAATTTTAGATGATGCCAAACCATTCTTTACTTTCCcaacacaagttgacattgttatAGCTTGTTGTGTTCTTCACAATTATGCACTATCACAAGGGATTGATGAATTTATTATACCTGAAGTGACATGGACCACCCAACCAATTAGAACATCAAGGCAACAAGCAAGTGACACTAGGGCCGTGGTAGACCGTAGGCTACAAATGGCAGCCCAAATGTGGGAAGATAGACAACTCATGTATGCTAATCTATGA
- the LOC123147200 gene encoding putative nuclease HARBI1 isoform X1 → MAKKMNKRKKMVRGAAVFVALATMAVIIRAIIRKRRPRITYGPMHERDRIRFDYLNQKIWQSDVLCKNMLRFERAAFFNLCSIIRDRKLLEDRPHLSVEQQLAMFLHTIGHNLRNRVVSANFCRSYGTTSIYFRKVLHAIGELRNDYIRPPSLETPTKIAGNHRFDPYFKDCIGAIDGTHVRAGVTKDVEHSFRGRKAFTTQNVMAAVDFDLRFTYVLAGWEGSAHDATVLADALTRERGLQVPPGKFYLVDGGYGAKPGFLPPFRGVRYHLNEWGNNPVQNDKELFNLRHSSLRVTVERAFGSLKRRFKILDDAKPFFTFPTQVDIVIACCVLHNYALSQGIDEFIIPEVTWTTQPIRTSRQQASDTRAVVDRRLQMAAQMWEDRQLMYANL, encoded by the exons ATGGCCaagaagatgaacaaaagaaaaaagatggtTAGGGGAGCTGCTGTTTTTGTTGCACTAGCTACAATGGCAGTCATTATTCGGGCTATAATAAGAAAAAGAAGACCACGCATTACCTATGGGCCAATGCATGAAAGAGATCGAATCAGATTTGATTATCTAAACCAAAAAATATGGCAAAGTGATGTGTTGTGCAAAAACATGTTAAGGTTTGAAAGAGCTGCATTTTTTAATTTGTGTAGCATAATAAGGGATCGCAAGTTGCTAGAAGACCGTCCACATCTTAGTGTGGAGCAACAATTGGCGATGTTTTTGCATACAATTGGGCATAACCTTCGGAATAGGGTTGTGTCAGCCAATTTTTGTAGATCATACGGCACAACCAGCATCTATTTTAGAAAGGTTCTTCATGCCATAGGCGAGCTTCGTAATGATTATATACGGCCACCATCATTGGAGACCCCCACAAAAATTGCAGGAAATCATCGGTTTGACCCATATTTTAAG GATTGTATTGGAGCTATCGATGGTACACATGTGCGAGCAGGTGTTACCAAAGATGTGGAGCATTCTTTTCGTGGTAGGAAGGCCTTTACAACCCAAAATGTGATGGCAGCGGTAGATTTTGATCTCCGCTTCACGTATGTATTGGCTGGTTGGGAAGGGTCAGCACACGATGCAACCGTTTTAGCTGATGCGTTAACGCGTGAGAGAGGCTTACAAGTACCACCAG GGAAGTTCTACCTAGTTGATGGCGGTTATGGAGCCAAGCCCGGGTTCTTACCACCTTTTCGTGGTGTGAGGTACCATTTGAATGAGTGGGGCAACAATCCAGTCCAAAATGATAAGGAGCTATTCAACCTTAGGCACTCTTCACTACGGGTGACGGTAGAGAGGGCTTTTGGATCTCTCAAGAGGCGTTTCAAAATTTTAGATGATGCCAAACCATTCTTTACTTTCCcaacacaagttgacattgttatAGCTTGTTGTGTTCTTCACAATTATGCACTATCACAAGGGATTGATGAATTTATTATACCTGAAGTGACATGGACCACCCAACCAATTAGAACATCAAGGCAACAAGCAAGTGACACTAGGGCCGTGGTAGACCGTAGGCTACAAATGGCAGCCCAAATGTGGGAAGATAGACAACTCATGTATGCTAATCTATGA